In one window of Lewinella sp. 4G2 DNA:
- the trkA gene encoding Trk system potassium transporter TrkA produces the protein MNIVIAGAGDVGFHLAKLMATENQDIILIDKDEEVLEYAGSHLDVLTIRGDSTSLETLERARISSADLMLAVTTSEKTNMMTAIIAKKLGCRRVVARVDNEEYTTAANESTICSLGIDQIISPRQLAAEEIVRLIKQCSFTDIFEFENGKLVLLGTTLDDHSPLVGLRLSEMDQFESSVDLHPIAVLRGNETIIPKGFTTLRRGDHIYFITKPDQKKNVEAFVGKKQQTVRSILILGGTDLAISTARLLMDEYHVTIVEKSKRRCQFINEQLNNVLVIKGDYNNVDLLEEEGLDRMDAFIALTGNAETNIISCLTARNHGVFKTIAQVENKAYIHISQNIGVDTLINKKLLAANSIFHHVRKGNIEAITSLQGVDAEVIEYVLTKTNQLTKKPLKKLHFPDTALVGGIIRGEKTMIPDGDTQMELGDKVIVFALPSAIKRLEELFR, from the coding sequence ATGAACATCGTCATCGCCGGAGCCGGAGACGTAGGCTTCCACCTCGCCAAACTCATGGCTACCGAGAACCAGGACATTATCCTCATCGATAAAGACGAGGAGGTGCTGGAGTACGCCGGTAGCCACCTGGACGTGCTGACGATTCGCGGGGATTCGACGAGTCTGGAAACCCTCGAACGCGCGCGCATCAGTTCGGCGGACCTCATGCTGGCCGTGACGACCTCCGAGAAGACGAACATGATGACGGCCATCATCGCCAAGAAGCTGGGCTGCCGCCGCGTAGTGGCCCGGGTGGACAACGAGGAATACACCACGGCTGCCAACGAAAGCACGATCTGTTCGCTGGGTATCGACCAGATCATTAGCCCCCGGCAGTTGGCGGCGGAAGAGATCGTCCGCCTCATCAAACAGTGTTCCTTTACGGACATCTTTGAGTTCGAGAACGGTAAACTCGTTTTACTCGGGACGACGCTGGACGACCACTCCCCGCTGGTCGGGCTGCGCCTTAGTGAGATGGACCAATTCGAGAGTAGCGTGGACCTGCACCCCATTGCCGTACTGCGGGGCAACGAAACCATTATTCCGAAAGGGTTTACTACGCTGCGGCGGGGGGACCATATCTACTTCATCACCAAACCGGATCAGAAGAAGAACGTGGAGGCCTTCGTGGGCAAGAAGCAGCAGACCGTGCGCAGCATCCTCATCCTGGGCGGAACGGACCTGGCCATTTCGACGGCGCGCTTACTCATGGATGAGTACCACGTCACGATCGTGGAAAAGAGCAAACGCCGCTGCCAATTCATTAATGAGCAGCTGAATAACGTCCTCGTCATCAAGGGAGACTACAACAATGTGGACCTCTTGGAGGAGGAGGGGTTGGACCGCATGGATGCCTTCATCGCGCTAACGGGTAACGCGGAGACGAACATCATCTCCTGCCTCACGGCGCGCAACCACGGCGTCTTTAAGACCATCGCCCAGGTGGAGAACAAGGCGTACATCCACATTAGTCAGAACATTGGCGTGGATACCCTCATTAATAAAAAGCTGCTCGCAGCCAACAGTATTTTCCACCACGTCCGGAAGGGAAACATCGAGGCCATCACCAGCCTCCAGGGCGTGGACGCCGAGGTGATCGAGTACGTCCTGACGAAGACCAACCAGCTCACGAAGAAGCCGCTGAAGAAGTTACACTTCCCCGATACCGCGTTGGTTGGTGGTATTATCCGCGGCGAGAAAACGATGATCCCGGACGGTGATACGCAGATGGAATTGGGCGATAAGGTGATTGTGTTTGCCCTACCTTCGGCCATCAAACGGCTGGAAGAGCTCTTTAGGTAG